From the Thermococcus sp. genome, one window contains:
- a CDS encoding deoxyribonuclease IV, whose amino-acid sequence MFKVDRLRFGTAGIPLSTPKRSTIDGIVHVRNLGLDAMELEFVRGVNLKPELAKKIKYVAKKHDVLLTAHAPYYINLNASEKAKVEASKRRIIQSAERLYQAGGWSVVFHAGYYLKQPKESVYQRVLEALKDVQRELMDKGVKVWIRPELTGKPTQFGDLEEIVKLSEELEMVLPTIDFAHAHARNKGRCNSTEEWREMLSLIEDRLGREALDNMHIHVSGIEYTDKGERRHLNLQESDMNWEDLLRVLKEFRVKGVVISESPNIEGDALLMKKKYEEIKA is encoded by the coding sequence ATGTTCAAGGTTGACAGGCTACGCTTCGGCACGGCCGGGATTCCCCTATCAACTCCAAAGCGCTCAACGATAGACGGCATAGTCCACGTCAGAAACCTCGGTTTAGACGCGATGGAGCTTGAGTTCGTGCGAGGAGTTAACCTCAAGCCCGAGCTGGCGAAAAAGATAAAGTACGTAGCCAAAAAGCACGACGTCCTTCTTACGGCCCACGCGCCTTACTACATAAACCTCAACGCGAGTGAGAAGGCCAAGGTTGAGGCAAGTAAAAGGAGGATTATCCAGAGCGCCGAGAGGCTCTACCAAGCGGGTGGCTGGAGCGTGGTTTTCCATGCAGGCTACTACCTCAAACAGCCGAAGGAGAGCGTTTACCAGAGGGTTCTTGAGGCCCTGAAGGACGTCCAGAGGGAACTAATGGACAAAGGCGTTAAGGTCTGGATACGGCCCGAGCTTACCGGGAAGCCCACCCAGTTCGGCGATTTGGAGGAGATAGTCAAGCTCAGCGAGGAGCTTGAGATGGTTCTCCCGACGATAGACTTCGCTCACGCACACGCGAGGAACAAAGGCAGGTGCAACTCCACCGAGGAGTGGCGCGAGATGCTCTCCCTTATAGAAGACAGGCTCGGGAGAGAGGCTCTCGACAACATGCACATCCACGTGAGCGGTATAGAGTACACCGACAAGGGCGAGAGGAGGCACCTCAACCTCCAGGAGAGCGACATGAACTGGGAAGACCTCCTGAGGGTTCTCAAGGAGTTCCGCGTTAAGGGAGTCGTCATAAGCGAGAGCCCGAACATCGAGGGTGATGCGCTCCTTATGAAGAAGAAATACGAGGAGATAAAGGCCTGA
- a CDS encoding DUF373 family protein: MVDIRVLVLAIDRDDDFGRKAGVKGPVIGREACIDAALKLSLADPEDSDANVVYAAVKLADELREKGEFNAVEVALITGHPKVGIKSDMELAKQLDEVLTVFPADGVIPVTDGAEDEQIFPIIASKVPIISSRRVVVKQSPGIETTWYIIVKYTREILSDPEVAKVVFGIPGLMALLYGLAKLFGVWNPESEKIVSTIISGTILLLIGGIFFAKGFNVDFGAILRGIKRAVVEQFIVVLSVIAGLLIIISGAINAYLNLERYSLELIGSYPGTPLLATLIYLNALAGPLAIGIGVMIAGKVLQAYLKRDPHIWYSTSALLMTPALWVTVDLTTRYALSILTISDIDVFQKLLFAVFDIAFSVIVGVYLRGKVRGWMKVEGAKDEPGKGVEGVQAKA; the protein is encoded by the coding sequence GTGGTTGACATCAGGGTTCTTGTTCTGGCGATAGACCGCGACGACGACTTCGGCAGGAAGGCGGGCGTTAAAGGCCCCGTGATAGGCAGGGAAGCCTGCATAGACGCGGCCCTAAAGCTCAGCCTGGCCGATCCCGAGGACAGCGACGCGAACGTCGTTTACGCCGCGGTGAAGCTCGCGGACGAGCTTAGGGAGAAGGGGGAGTTCAACGCCGTCGAAGTTGCCCTCATCACAGGCCACCCGAAGGTCGGCATCAAGAGCGACATGGAACTAGCAAAACAACTCGACGAGGTTCTAACGGTCTTCCCGGCGGATGGGGTTATACCCGTAACGGACGGCGCCGAGGACGAGCAGATATTCCCGATAATTGCCTCCAAGGTGCCTATAATAAGCTCCCGTCGCGTCGTCGTCAAGCAGAGCCCCGGGATAGAGACCACATGGTACATAATCGTCAAGTACACAAGGGAAATACTCAGTGACCCCGAGGTCGCCAAGGTGGTTTTTGGAATACCCGGCCTCATGGCCCTTCTCTACGGCCTCGCGAAGCTCTTCGGGGTCTGGAACCCGGAGAGCGAGAAGATAGTCTCGACAATAATCTCGGGGACGATACTCCTCCTGATCGGCGGGATATTCTTCGCCAAGGGCTTCAACGTGGACTTCGGGGCGATACTCAGGGGCATCAAGAGGGCGGTCGTTGAGCAGTTCATCGTAGTCCTCTCTGTGATTGCAGGCCTGTTAATCATAATAAGCGGTGCGATAAACGCCTACCTCAACCTTGAGAGGTACTCGCTGGAGCTGATAGGTAGCTACCCCGGAACGCCGTTGCTCGCCACGCTCATCTACCTAAACGCGCTGGCCGGCCCGCTTGCGATCGGAATCGGCGTCATGATAGCGGGAAAGGTTCTCCAGGCATACCTCAAGAGGGACCCTCACATCTGGTACAGCACATCGGCGCTCCTCATGACGCCCGCCCTCTGGGTCACCGTTGACCTCACGACGAGGTATGCACTCTCGATACTCACCATATCGGACATAGACGTCTTCCAGAAACTGCTGTTCGCGGTCTTCGACATCGCGTTCTCCGTCATAGTTGGGGTCTACCTCAGAGGAAAGGTTAGGGGATGGATGAAGGTTGAAGGAGCAAAGGATGAGCCTGGAAAAGGCGTTGAAGGAGTACAGGCGAAGGCGTGA
- a CDS encoding MTH1187 family thiamine-binding protein has product MVIVEFVIVPLGERSLSRYVAEVIKLLERRGIKYQLTPMSTIIEVPTVREALDVIEEAHELMFRLGARRVSTTIRIDDRRDKERSMEDKVKSVMEKVRGG; this is encoded by the coding sequence GTGGTCATTGTGGAGTTCGTCATAGTGCCCCTCGGGGAGAGGAGCCTCAGCAGGTACGTTGCCGAGGTGATAAAGCTTTTAGAGAGGAGGGGTATTAAATATCAGCTGACGCCTATGTCAACGATAATAGAGGTTCCAACGGTGAGGGAGGCCCTCGATGTTATTGAGGAGGCCCACGAACTGATGTTCAGGCTGGGTGCGAGGAGGGTCTCGACGACGATAAGGATAGACGACAGGCGCGATAAGGAGCGGAGTATGGAGGACAAGGTTAAATCCGTAATGGAGAAGGTGAGGGGTGGTTGA
- a CDS encoding TIGR00296 family protein gives MYRIKDEWGEFLVRLARKAVEEYVRHGKVIKPPADTPPELWEKMGVFVTLNRHNVPPQIALRGCIGFPLPIYPLVEATIKAAIYAALDDPRFPPVRESELDDIVVEVSVLTPPEPIEGPPEERPKKIKVGRDGLLIEKGIYSGLLLPQVPVEWGWDEEEFLAQTCWKAGLPPDCWLDSDTKVYRFTAEIFEEEYPRGPVRRKPLV, from the coding sequence ATGTACAGGATAAAGGATGAGTGGGGCGAGTTCCTGGTCAGGCTCGCGAGGAAGGCCGTTGAGGAGTACGTGAGGCACGGGAAGGTTATAAAACCCCCAGCGGATACACCGCCCGAGCTGTGGGAGAAGATGGGCGTCTTCGTTACCCTGAACAGGCACAACGTTCCCCCCCAGATAGCCCTTCGTGGCTGCATAGGCTTCCCGCTCCCGATTTACCCGCTCGTCGAGGCGACGATAAAGGCGGCAATCTACGCCGCCCTTGACGACCCGCGCTTCCCGCCGGTGAGGGAGAGCGAGCTTGACGATATCGTCGTTGAGGTAAGCGTTCTGACGCCACCCGAGCCTATCGAGGGCCCGCCGGAGGAGAGGCCGAAGAAGATAAAGGTCGGCAGGGACGGCCTGCTCATCGAGAAGGGCATCTACTCGGGATTACTGCTCCCGCAGGTTCCTGTTGAGTGGGGCTGGGACGAGGAGGAGTTTTTAGCGCAAACATGCTGGAAGGCAGGCTTACCGCCCGACTGCTGGCTTGACTCGGACACTAAGGTTTACCGCTTCACAGCCGAGATATTCGAGGAGGAATATCCCCGAGGCCCCGTGAGGAGAAAGCCTCTGGTTTGA
- a CDS encoding RsmB/NOP family class I SAM-dependent RNA methyltransferase, giving the protein MELFYRASFQEVVADALMLVEERELSSKHALERVFKRVAGKDREKARGLAHAYVFEIEKWRKKIDFIINSVLKGSTVEDLDPYLANLLRIGTFEMHFRKVPPAIATDSIIRVVKEKFDFSRAKFVNALMHSVEKFDVEKALKRLKEKDRIEWLSVRFSHPRWYVEYVIELFGYDEAVRLLLSNNKPQRYYVRANTLKTDVDSLRDYLEENGVRTALTPVPDVLKVLEYKTPVTRLDWYKGGKFVIQDLASAYVAHVLAPEPSERVLDLAAAPGSKTFHAASLMENRGEIIAVDYSYDRLMRMKEKMKLLGIKNVKLVHADGQSFRDKDKFDKIILDAPCSSSGTYRQFPEVKWRFNEEKIKRIISVQRNMLRNAYENLREGGEMTYSTCSIRIDEDEENVLFAVNKVGFELVPYEFSWGDRGFLEIGDKVFRAWTHRHDCNSFFIAKMGKG; this is encoded by the coding sequence AGAAGGCGCGCGGTTTGGCCCATGCGTACGTCTTCGAGATAGAGAAGTGGAGGAAAAAGATAGACTTCATAATCAACTCGGTTTTGAAGGGCTCAACCGTTGAAGACCTCGACCCCTATCTCGCGAATCTTCTGAGGATAGGGACCTTTGAGATGCACTTCCGGAAGGTTCCTCCCGCGATAGCGACTGACTCAATAATCCGCGTGGTTAAAGAAAAGTTCGATTTCTCCCGCGCCAAATTCGTCAACGCGCTGATGCACTCGGTGGAGAAGTTCGACGTCGAAAAGGCCCTAAAAAGGCTCAAGGAGAAGGACAGAATAGAGTGGCTGAGCGTTCGCTTCTCCCACCCGCGCTGGTACGTAGAGTACGTAATAGAGCTTTTCGGCTACGACGAGGCGGTTCGCTTACTTCTCAGCAACAATAAACCTCAGCGCTACTACGTCAGGGCCAACACGCTGAAGACGGATGTTGATTCCCTCAGGGATTACCTTGAGGAAAACGGTGTAAGGACGGCCCTAACTCCGGTTCCAGACGTTTTGAAGGTTCTTGAATACAAGACGCCGGTTACGAGGCTCGACTGGTATAAAGGGGGCAAGTTCGTGATTCAGGATTTAGCCTCTGCCTACGTTGCCCACGTTCTGGCTCCAGAGCCGAGCGAGAGGGTTCTCGATTTAGCTGCGGCCCCCGGCTCGAAGACCTTCCATGCTGCATCGCTGATGGAGAACAGGGGCGAGATAATTGCTGTGGATTATTCCTACGACAGGCTCATGCGCATGAAGGAGAAGATGAAGCTTTTGGGGATTAAAAACGTCAAGCTCGTCCACGCCGACGGGCAGAGCTTCAGGGATAAAGACAAGTTCGACAAAATAATCCTCGACGCGCCGTGTTCAAGCTCCGGAACCTACCGCCAGTTCCCAGAGGTGAAGTGGCGCTTTAACGAGGAGAAGATAAAGCGAATAATCAGCGTCCAGAGGAACATGCTCCGCAACGCCTACGAGAACCTCCGCGAGGGTGGCGAGATGACGTACTCAACATGCTCGATCAGAATCGATGAAGACGAAGAAAACGTGCTCTTCGCGGTCAATAAGGTGGGCTTTGAGCTTGTCCCCTACGAGTTCAGCTGGGGCGACAGGGGATTCCTTGAGATTGGAGATAAGGTCTTCCGCGCCTGGACCCACAGGCACGACTGCAACAGCTTCTTTATAGCGAAGATGGGAAAGGGCTAG